In one window of Pseudomonas sp. IAC-BECa141 DNA:
- a CDS encoding DUF1289 domain-containing protein, translating into MSSTKDPCINVCKFSDDICVGCGRSKREIRAWKKLDKDDKRTVLAEAALRLIKLGATGRRKKK; encoded by the coding sequence ATGAGCTCGACCAAAGACCCGTGCATCAACGTCTGCAAGTTCAGCGACGACATCTGCGTCGGTTGCGGCCGCAGCAAGCGCGAGATCCGGGCCTGGAAGAAACTCGACAAGGACGACAAGCGCACCGTACTGGCCGAAGCCGCGCTGCGTCTGATCAAGCTCGGGGCCACCGGTCGGCGGAAAAAGAAATAA
- the rluB gene encoding 23S rRNA pseudouridine(2605) synthase RluB, which yields MSDIKQKDDQEIGPAGEKLQKVLARIGVGSRRDVESWISQGRIKVNGKDATLGLRVDMHDAITIDGKVIKREEAAESVRRVIMYNKPDGEICTRDDPEGRPTVFDKLPRPKEGRWINIGRLDINTTGLLMFTTDGELANRLMHPSYEMDREYAVRVRGEVDDEMIERLKAGVVLEDGPARFTDIQQAPGGEGFNHWYHCVVMEGRNREVRRLWESQGLVVSRLKRVRFGPVFLNSDLPMGRWREMSQYEVDVLSAEVGLTPVAMPQLNAKSKDKLDRMQRKSSRPMARTERVRTLRPANGAPVGAGPRPAREPQIEGERPGRKPAARPDGERGPRTPRPANGRTERGEGRGTPVADRPADTKRPAKPAPKRPGIKLADDDKPSGKHRGAPAGSGQRPGFGRKKPE from the coding sequence ATGAGTGACATCAAGCAGAAAGACGACCAGGAAATCGGCCCAGCAGGCGAAAAGCTGCAGAAAGTCCTCGCCCGTATCGGCGTTGGCTCGCGCCGCGATGTTGAATCCTGGATCAGCCAGGGCCGGATCAAGGTCAATGGCAAAGACGCCACCCTGGGCCTGCGTGTCGACATGCACGACGCCATCACCATCGATGGCAAGGTCATCAAGCGCGAAGAAGCCGCCGAGTCGGTTCGCCGCGTGATCATGTACAACAAGCCCGATGGCGAGATCTGCACCCGTGACGACCCGGAAGGCCGTCCGACCGTGTTTGACAAGCTGCCGCGTCCGAAAGAAGGCCGCTGGATCAACATCGGTCGTCTCGACATCAACACCACCGGTCTGCTGATGTTCACCACCGATGGTGAATTGGCCAACCGCCTGATGCACCCGTCCTACGAGATGGATCGTGAGTACGCGGTACGTGTACGAGGCGAAGTCGACGACGAGATGATCGAGCGCCTGAAGGCCGGCGTGGTACTGGAAGACGGCCCGGCGCGTTTCACCGACATTCAACAGGCGCCGGGCGGCGAAGGCTTCAACCACTGGTATCACTGCGTGGTGATGGAAGGTCGTAACCGTGAAGTACGTCGCCTGTGGGAATCCCAGGGCCTGGTGGTCAGCCGCCTGAAGCGTGTGCGTTTCGGCCCGGTGTTCCTCAACTCCGACCTGCCGATGGGCCGTTGGCGCGAAATGAGCCAGTACGAAGTCGACGTGCTGAGCGCTGAAGTCGGCCTGACCCCGGTGGCCATGCCGCAACTGAACGCCAAGAGCAAAGACAAGCTCGACCGCATGCAGCGCAAGTCGTCGCGTCCGATGGCCCGTACCGAGCGCGTACGCACGCTGCGTCCGGCCAACGGTGCGCCGGTTGGCGCCGGTCCGCGTCCGGCCCGGGAGCCGCAGATCGAAGGCGAGCGTCCAGGTCGCAAACCGGCAGCACGTCCGGATGGCGAGCGTGGTCCACGTACTCCGCGTCCGGCCAATGGCCGTACCGAGCGCGGCGAAGGTCGCGGTACGCCGGTGGCGGATCGTCCAGCCGACACCAAGCGCCCGGCCAAGCCGGCGCCGAAGCGTCCAGGCATCAAGCTGGCAGACGATGACAAGCCATCGGGCAAGCACCGTGGTGCACCGGCCGGTTCCGGCCAGCGTCCGGGTTTCGGTCGCAAGAAGCCGGAATAA
- a CDS encoding amino acid permease yields MSGQNSQSGELKRGLKNRHIQLIALGGAIGTGLFLGSAGVLKSAGPSMILGYAICGFIAFMIMRQLGEMIVEEPVAGSFSHFAHKYWGGFAGFLSGWNCWILYILVGMSELTAVGKYIHYWAPEIPSWVTAAAFFLLINAINLANVKVFGEAEFWFAIIKVVAIVGMIALGSYLLVSGHGGEQAAVSNLWSHGGFFPNGVSGLVMAMAIIMFSFGGLEMLGFTAAEADKPKTVIPKAINQVIYRILIFYIGALVILLSLTPWDSLLETLNASGDSYSGSPFVQVFSMLGSNTAAHILNFVVLTAALSVYNSGTYCNSRMLLGMAEQGDAPKALAKIDKRGVPVRSILASAAVTLVAVLLNYLIPQHALELLMSLVVATLVINWAMISFSHFKFRQHMNKTNQKPLFKALWYPYGNYICLAFVLFILGVMLLIPGIQVSVYAIPVWVVFMWVCYVIKNKRGAQQVLHAANAAK; encoded by the coding sequence ATGAGTGGACAAAACTCGCAATCAGGCGAGCTGAAACGCGGCCTGAAAAATCGCCATATTCAACTGATCGCCCTCGGTGGCGCGATCGGTACCGGATTGTTCCTCGGCTCGGCCGGGGTGCTGAAATCCGCCGGTCCGTCGATGATCCTCGGCTATGCCATCTGCGGCTTCATCGCCTTCATGATCATGCGCCAGCTCGGTGAAATGATCGTCGAAGAGCCGGTGGCCGGTTCCTTCAGCCACTTTGCGCACAAATACTGGGGCGGTTTCGCCGGCTTCCTGTCGGGCTGGAACTGCTGGATCCTGTACATCCTGGTCGGCATGTCGGAGCTGACTGCGGTCGGCAAATACATCCACTACTGGGCGCCGGAGATCCCGAGTTGGGTCACCGCTGCCGCATTCTTCCTGCTGATCAACGCGATCAACCTGGCCAACGTCAAAGTCTTCGGTGAAGCCGAATTCTGGTTCGCGATCATCAAGGTCGTGGCGATCGTCGGCATGATCGCCCTGGGCAGCTACCTGCTGGTCAGCGGCCATGGCGGCGAGCAGGCGGCGGTGAGCAACCTGTGGTCCCACGGCGGCTTCTTCCCGAACGGCGTCAGCGGTCTGGTGATGGCCATGGCGATCATCATGTTCTCCTTCGGCGGCCTGGAAATGCTTGGTTTCACCGCAGCCGAAGCCGACAAACCGAAAACCGTGATCCCGAAAGCGATCAACCAGGTGATCTACCGGATCCTGATTTTCTACATCGGCGCACTGGTGATCCTGCTGTCGTTGACCCCATGGGACAGCCTGCTGGAAACCCTCAACGCTTCGGGCGATTCCTACAGCGGCAGCCCGTTCGTGCAGGTGTTCTCGATGCTCGGCAGCAACACGGCCGCGCATATCCTCAACTTCGTGGTGCTGACCGCCGCATTGTCGGTTTACAACAGCGGCACCTACTGCAACAGCCGCATGCTGTTGGGCATGGCCGAGCAGGGTGATGCGCCGAAAGCGCTGGCGAAGATCGACAAGCGCGGCGTGCCGGTGCGTTCGATCCTGGCGTCGGCAGCCGTGACCCTGGTGGCCGTGCTGCTCAACTACCTGATCCCGCAACACGCGCTGGAACTGCTGATGTCGCTGGTGGTTGCGACGTTGGTGATCAACTGGGCGATGATCAGTTTCTCGCACTTCAAGTTCCGCCAGCACATGAACAAGACCAACCAGAAGCCGCTGTTCAAGGCGCTGTGGTACCCGTATGGCAACTACATCTGCCTGGCGTTCGTTCTGTTCATCCTCGGCGTGATGCTGCTGATCCCGGGCATTCAGGTCTCGGTGTACGCGATTCCGGTGTGGGTGGTGTTCATGTGGGTCTGCTACGTGATCAAGAACAAGCGCGGTGCACAACAGGTGCTGCACGCCGCGAACGCTGCCAAGTAA
- the arfB gene encoding alternative ribosome rescue aminoacyl-tRNA hydrolase ArfB, translating to MLVISNNVHLPDAEIELTYIRAQGSGGQNVNKVSSAVHLRFDIRASSLPEFYKERLLALRDSRITSDGVLIIKAQQYRTQEQNRADALERLTELILSATKVEKKRRPTKPTLGSKKRRLESKTKRGSIKAGRGKVDF from the coding sequence ATGCTGGTGATTTCCAACAACGTGCATCTGCCGGATGCCGAGATCGAACTGACGTACATCCGTGCCCAAGGGTCGGGCGGGCAGAACGTCAACAAGGTCTCCAGCGCCGTGCATCTGCGCTTCGACATTCGCGCCTCGTCCTTGCCCGAGTTCTACAAGGAACGGCTGCTGGCGCTGCGCGACAGTCGCATTACCAGTGACGGGGTGCTGATCATCAAGGCCCAGCAGTACCGCACGCAGGAACAGAATCGCGCCGATGCGCTGGAGCGTCTGACCGAGCTGATTCTCAGCGCCACCAAGGTCGAGAAGAAGCGCCGGCCGACCAAGCCGACGCTGGGCTCAAAGAAACGTCGGCTGGAGTCAAAGACCAAGCGCGGCAGTATCAAGGCCGGGCGCGGCAAGGTGGATTTCTAG
- a CDS encoding MFS transporter, whose translation MPEPQRPLAVTLQVVSIVLFTLIGYLNIGIPLAVLPGYVHSDLGFGAVIAGLVISVQYLATLLSRPYAGKIIDNQGSKRAVMIGLAGCGLSGVFMLISAWTPNLPLLSLISLFAGRLVLGSAESLVGSGSIGWGIGRVGAANTAKVISWNGIASYGALAVGAPLGVWLVSHFGLWSMGVSILLLATLGLLLAWPKTAAPIVAGERLPFMHVLGRVFPHGCGLALGSIGFGTIATFITLYYATQHWDNAVLCLSLFGASFIGARLLFGNLINRLGGFRVAIACLSVETLGLLLLWLAPDAHWALAGAALSGFGFSLVFPALGVEAVNLVPASSRGAAVGAYSLFIDLSLGITGPLAGAIAAGFGFASIFLFAALAALSGLALSVYLYRHTAKYRED comes from the coding sequence ATGCCAGAACCCCAGCGCCCGCTGGCAGTCACGTTGCAAGTCGTTTCCATCGTCCTGTTCACCTTAATCGGCTACCTGAACATCGGCATTCCGCTGGCGGTGCTGCCAGGTTATGTCCACAGTGACCTGGGCTTCGGCGCGGTCATCGCCGGGCTGGTGATCAGCGTGCAATACCTCGCCACCCTGCTCAGCCGTCCGTATGCCGGCAAGATCATCGACAACCAGGGCAGCAAACGGGCGGTGATGATTGGTCTGGCCGGTTGTGGCTTGAGCGGTGTGTTCATGCTGATTTCGGCATGGACGCCCAACCTGCCGTTGCTGAGCCTGATCAGCCTGTTTGCCGGCCGTCTGGTGCTGGGCAGTGCGGAAAGTCTTGTTGGCTCAGGCTCGATCGGTTGGGGCATCGGCCGCGTTGGTGCAGCCAACACCGCCAAGGTCATCTCGTGGAACGGCATTGCCAGTTACGGCGCACTGGCGGTCGGTGCGCCGCTGGGGGTATGGCTGGTCAGCCATTTTGGTCTGTGGAGCATGGGCGTGAGCATTCTGCTGCTGGCCACGCTGGGGCTGTTGCTGGCCTGGCCGAAAACCGCCGCGCCGATCGTGGCCGGCGAGCGCCTGCCATTCATGCATGTGCTTGGGCGGGTATTCCCCCACGGCTGCGGACTGGCGCTGGGCTCGATCGGCTTCGGCACCATTGCCACCTTCATCACCCTGTATTACGCCACGCAGCACTGGGACAACGCCGTGCTGTGCCTGAGCCTGTTCGGCGCCAGCTTCATCGGTGCGCGACTGCTGTTCGGCAACCTGATCAACCGCCTCGGCGGCTTTCGCGTGGCGATTGCCTGCCTGTCGGTGGAAACCCTGGGCCTGTTGTTGCTGTGGCTGGCGCCGGACGCGCATTGGGCATTGGCCGGTGCGGCATTGAGCGGTTTCGGTTTCTCACTGGTGTTCCCGGCGCTGGGCGTGGAAGCGGTGAACCTGGTGCCGGCCTCCAGCCGAGGCGCAGCGGTCGGGGCCTATTCGTTGTTCATCGACTTGTCGCTGGGTATCACCGGACCACTGGCGGGAGCGATTGCGGCGGGCTTCGGTTTTGCCTCGATCTTCCTGTTCGCCGCCCTCGCAGCGCTGAGCGGTCTGGCGCTGAGCGTCTATCTCTACCGCCACACGGCGAAATACCGCGAAGACTAG
- a CDS encoding amino acid aminotransferase, translating into MHFDAIGRVPGDPILGLMEAYAQDSNPRKFDLGVGVYKDAQGLTPIPEAVKIAEARLVESQDTKTYIGGHGNPLFGKVINELVLGADSALIAEQRAGATQTPGGTGALRLAADFIAQCLPGKGVWLSNPTWPIHETIFAAAGVKISHYPYVGSDNRLDVEAMLAVLNEVPKGDVVLLHACCHNPTGFDLNHDDWQRVLEVVRRRDLLPLIDFAYQGFGDGLEQDAWSTRLFAAELPELLITSSCSKNFGLYRDRTGALIVSAKTTDKLIDIRSQLAHIARNLWSTPPDHGAAVVATILADPELKRRWADEVEAMRLRIAQLRSGLVEALEPHGLRERFAHIGVQRGMFSYTGLSPEQVKNLREHHSVYMVSSGRANVAGIDATRLDLLAEAIANVCK; encoded by the coding sequence ATGCACTTCGACGCCATCGGCCGGGTGCCCGGCGACCCGATCCTCGGTCTGATGGAGGCCTACGCGCAGGATTCCAACCCGCGCAAGTTCGACCTCGGCGTGGGCGTCTACAAGGATGCCCAGGGCCTGACGCCGATCCCCGAGGCGGTGAAAATCGCCGAAGCGCGGCTGGTCGAAAGCCAGGACACCAAGACCTACATCGGTGGCCACGGCAATCCACTGTTCGGCAAGGTCATCAACGAGCTGGTGCTCGGTGCCGATTCGGCACTGATCGCCGAGCAACGTGCCGGCGCCACCCAGACCCCGGGCGGCACGGGCGCCCTGCGTCTGGCAGCGGACTTCATCGCGCAATGCCTGCCGGGCAAGGGCGTATGGCTGAGTAACCCGACCTGGCCGATCCACGAAACGATTTTCGCGGCCGCCGGCGTCAAGATCAGCCATTACCCGTACGTCGGCAGCGACAACCGCCTCGACGTCGAGGCAATGCTCGCCGTGCTCAACGAAGTGCCGAAGGGCGATGTGGTGCTGCTGCACGCGTGCTGTCACAACCCGACCGGCTTCGATCTGAATCACGACGACTGGCAGCGGGTGCTGGAGGTGGTGCGTCGCCGCGATTTGCTGCCGCTGATCGACTTTGCCTACCAGGGCTTTGGCGACGGTCTGGAGCAGGATGCGTGGTCGACCCGACTGTTTGCGGCCGAGCTGCCCGAGCTGCTGATCACCAGTTCCTGCTCGAAGAACTTCGGCCTATACCGCGACCGCACCGGTGCGTTGATCGTCAGTGCGAAAACCACTGACAAGCTGATCGACATCCGCAGCCAGCTGGCGCACATTGCCCGCAACCTGTGGTCGACGCCACCGGATCACGGCGCAGCTGTCGTCGCCACGATCCTCGCCGACCCGGAGCTGAAACGCCGCTGGGCCGACGAAGTGGAAGCCATGCGTTTGCGCATCGCCCAGTTGCGCAGCGGCCTGGTGGAAGCGCTCGAGCCGCACGGTCTGCGCGAGCGCTTTGCGCACATTGGCGTGCAGCGCGGGATGTTCTCCTACACCGGCCTGTCGCCGGAACAGGTGAAAAACCTGCGCGAGCATCACAGCGTGTACATGGTCAGCTCGGGCCGGGCCAACGTCGCCGGGATTGATGCAACGCGTCTTGACCTGCTGGCCGAAGCGATCGCCAACGTCTGCAAATAA
- a CDS encoding 4a-hydroxytetrahydrobiopterin dehydratase, which produces MSTLNQAHCEACRADAPQVSDEELPILIKQIPDWNIEVRDSIMQLEKVFLFKNFEHALAFTNAVGEISEAEGHHPGLLTEWGKVTVTWWSHSIKGLHRNDFIMAARTDEVAKTAEGRK; this is translated from the coding sequence ATGTCCACTTTGAACCAAGCCCACTGCGAAGCCTGCCGTGCCGATGCCCCACAAGTCAGCGATGAAGAATTGCCGATCCTGATCAAGCAGATCCCTGACTGGAACATCGAAGTACGCGACAGCATCATGCAGCTGGAAAAAGTCTTCCTGTTCAAGAACTTCGAGCACGCCCTGGCGTTCACCAACGCCGTCGGCGAGATCTCCGAGGCCGAAGGTCATCACCCGGGCCTGCTGACCGAGTGGGGCAAAGTCACCGTGACCTGGTGGAGTCACTCGATCAAGGGCCTGCACCGCAACGACTTCATCATGGCCGCACGCACTGACGAAGTGGCCAAGACCGCAGAAGGACGCAAGTAA
- the phhA gene encoding phenylalanine 4-monooxygenase, with amino-acid sequence MKQTQYVAREPDAQGFIDYPAEEHAVWNTLITRQMKVIEGRACQEYLDGIEKLGLPHDRIPQLGEINKVLGETTGWQVARVPALIPFQTFFELLASKQFPVATFIRTREELDYLQEPDIFHEIFGHCPLLTNPWFAEFTHTYGKLGLQATKEERVYLARLYWMTIEFGLVDTPQGKRIYGGGILSSPKETVYSLSDEPEHQAFDPLEAMRTPYRIDILQPLYFVLPNLKRLFDLAHEDIMAMVKQGMQLGLHAPKFPPKPKAA; translated from the coding sequence ATGAAGCAGACGCAATACGTGGCCCGCGAGCCCGATGCGCAAGGTTTTATCGACTACCCCGCCGAAGAACACGCGGTGTGGAACACGCTGATCACCCGCCAGATGAAAGTGATCGAGGGACGTGCGTGCCAGGAATACCTGGACGGTATCGAAAAACTCGGTCTGCCCCACGACCGCATTCCGCAACTGGGCGAGATCAACAAGGTGCTCGGCGAGACCACCGGTTGGCAGGTCGCCCGCGTCCCCGCGCTGATCCCCTTCCAGACCTTCTTCGAATTGCTCGCCAGCAAGCAGTTTCCGGTGGCCACGTTCATTCGCACCCGTGAAGAACTGGACTACCTGCAAGAGCCGGACATTTTCCACGAGATCTTTGGCCACTGCCCGTTGCTGACCAACCCGTGGTTCGCCGAATTCACCCACACCTACGGCAAACTCGGCCTTCAGGCGACCAAGGAAGAACGCGTTTATCTGGCGCGCCTGTACTGGATGACCATCGAGTTCGGCCTTGTGGACACCCCGCAAGGCAAACGCATCTACGGCGGAGGCATCCTGTCCTCGCCAAAAGAAACTGTTTATTCGCTGTCGGATGAGCCCGAGCATCAGGCTTTCGATCCGCTGGAAGCCATGCGCACCCCATACCGCATCGACATCCTGCAGCCGCTGTATTTTGTCCTGCCGAACCTCAAGCGCCTGTTCGACCTGGCCCACGAAGACATCATGGCCATGGTCAAGCAAGGCATGCAGCTGGGTCTGCACGCACCTAAGTTTCCGCCAAAACCAAAAGCCGCGTGA
- a CDS encoding sigma-54-dependent transcriptional regulator: MRIKVHCQNRIGILRDILNLLVEYGINVARGEVGGEHGNAIYLHCPNLINIQFQALRPKFEAIAGVFGVKRVGLMPSERRHMELNALLGALEFPVLSIDMGGSIVAANRAAAQLLGVRVDEVPGIALSRYAEDFDLPELVRANKSRINGMRVKVKGDIFLADIAPLQSEHDDSEAMAGAVLTLHRADRVGERIYNVRKQELRGFDSIFQSSKVMAAVVREARRMAPLDAPLLIEGETGTGKELLARACHLASPRGQSPLMALNCAGLPESMAETELFGYGPGAFEGARAEGKLGLLELTAGGTLFLDGVGEMSPRLQVKLLRFLQDGCFRRVGSDEEVYLDVRVICATQVDLSELCARGEFRQDLYHRLNVLSLHIPPLRECLDGLTPLVEHFLDQASRQIGCPLPKLAPAAMERLSHYHWPGNVRQLENVLFQAVSLCDGGTVKAEHIRLPDYGVRQPLGDFSLEGGLDEIVGRFEKAVLERLYSEHPSSRQLGKRLGVSHTTIANKLREYEVGKAES; the protein is encoded by the coding sequence ATGCGTATCAAAGTCCACTGCCAGAACCGCATCGGCATCCTGCGCGACATCCTCAACTTGCTGGTGGAGTACGGGATCAACGTCGCCCGGGGCGAGGTCGGCGGTGAGCACGGCAACGCGATCTATCTGCATTGCCCGAACCTGATCAACATTCAGTTCCAGGCGCTACGACCCAAGTTCGAGGCCATCGCCGGTGTGTTCGGCGTCAAGCGGGTAGGGCTGATGCCCAGCGAACGGCGGCATATGGAGTTGAATGCGCTGCTCGGCGCGCTCGAGTTTCCGGTGCTGTCGATCGACATGGGCGGTTCCATCGTCGCGGCCAACCGGGCGGCGGCGCAGTTGCTCGGGGTGCGAGTGGACGAGGTGCCGGGAATTGCACTGTCGCGTTACGCCGAAGATTTCGACCTGCCGGAGCTGGTGCGCGCCAATAAATCGCGAATCAATGGCATGCGGGTCAAGGTCAAGGGCGACATCTTTCTGGCCGACATTGCGCCGCTGCAGTCGGAGCACGACGACAGCGAGGCCATGGCCGGTGCCGTGCTGACCTTGCACCGGGCGGATCGTGTCGGCGAGCGCATCTACAACGTGCGCAAGCAGGAGTTGCGTGGCTTCGACAGCATCTTCCAGAGCTCGAAAGTGATGGCGGCGGTGGTGCGCGAAGCACGACGCATGGCGCCGCTGGATGCGCCACTGCTGATTGAAGGTGAAACCGGCACCGGCAAGGAATTGCTGGCGCGGGCCTGTCACCTGGCGAGTCCGCGTGGTCAGTCGCCGTTGATGGCGCTCAACTGCGCGGGCCTGCCGGAGTCGATGGCCGAGACCGAGCTGTTCGGCTACGGCCCCGGTGCCTTTGAAGGGGCGCGGGCCGAAGGCAAGCTCGGGCTACTGGAACTGACGGCGGGCGGCACGCTGTTCCTCGATGGCGTTGGCGAAATGAGCCCGCGCTTGCAGGTGAAATTGCTGCGCTTCCTGCAGGACGGCTGCTTCCGTCGCGTGGGAAGTGATGAAGAGGTTTACCTGGATGTGCGGGTGATCTGTGCAACCCAGGTCGACTTGTCGGAGCTGTGCGCGCGGGGCGAGTTTCGCCAGGATCTGTATCACCGCTTGAACGTGCTGTCGCTGCACATTCCGCCACTGCGCGAATGTCTGGACGGTTTGACGCCGCTGGTGGAGCACTTTCTCGATCAGGCCAGCCGGCAGATCGGTTGCCCGCTGCCGAAACTGGCGCCGGCGGCGATGGAACGGCTCAGTCACTACCATTGGCCGGGCAACGTGCGGCAACTGGAGAACGTGCTGTTCCAGGCGGTTTCGCTGTGCGACGGCGGCACGGTCAAGGCTGAGCATATTCGCCTGCCGGATTATGGTGTGCGTCAGCCGCTTGGCGATTTCTCCCTCGAAGGCGGGCTGGACGAGATTGTCGGGCGCTTCGAGAAAGCGGTGCTGGAGCGACTGTATTCCGAACACCCGAGCAGCCGGCAACTGGGCAAGCGGCTTGGGGTTTCCCATACGACCATTGCCAACAAGTTGCGTGAATACGAAGTCGGCAAGGCGGAGTCATAG
- a CDS encoding flagellar basal body rod protein FlgF, producing MDKYLYVAMTGASQNALAQKAHANNLANISTNGFQRDLEQARSMPVFGDSFPARAFAMSERPATDFTPGSLVQTGRDLDVAVSGNGWIAVQNPNGGESYVRTGSLNIDALGVLRAGNGMPVMGNGGPIAVPPEQQVEVGEDGTISIRAMGEGPRVMAEVDRIKLVNPDIKNMNKGLDGSIYTKDGQPAPADANVKLVSGFLESSNVNAVEEMTSVLALAKQFELHVKMMNTAKDDDQAMARVLQIS from the coding sequence GTGGACAAGTACCTTTATGTGGCAATGACCGGCGCCAGCCAGAACGCACTGGCGCAAAAGGCTCATGCCAACAACCTGGCGAACATCTCCACCAATGGTTTTCAGCGCGACCTGGAGCAGGCGCGTTCGATGCCGGTGTTTGGTGACAGCTTTCCGGCGCGTGCGTTTGCCATGAGCGAACGGCCCGCCACCGACTTCACGCCGGGCTCGCTGGTGCAGACCGGACGCGACCTCGACGTCGCCGTGTCGGGCAACGGCTGGATCGCCGTGCAGAACCCTAATGGCGGGGAAAGCTACGTGCGCACCGGCAGCCTCAATATCGATGCCCTCGGCGTGTTGCGTGCCGGCAACGGCATGCCGGTCATGGGCAATGGCGGGCCGATCGCCGTGCCGCCGGAACAGCAGGTGGAAGTCGGTGAAGACGGCACCATCAGTATCCGTGCGATGGGCGAAGGTCCGCGCGTCATGGCCGAAGTCGACCGGATCAAGCTGGTCAACCCGGACATCAAGAACATGAACAAGGGCCTGGACGGTTCGATTTACACCAAGGACGGCCAGCCTGCGCCGGCCGATGCCAACGTCAAACTGGTGTCGGGTTTCCTGGAGTCGAGCAACGTCAATGCCGTGGAAGAAATGACGTCGGTGCTGGCCCTGGCCAAGCAGTTCGAACTGCACGTCAAGATGATGAACACCGCCAAAGACGATGACCAGGCCATGGCTCGGGTCTTGCAGATCAGCTAA
- the flgG gene encoding flagellar basal-body rod protein FlgG, which translates to MLPALWVAKTGLSAQDTNLTTISNNLANVSTTGFKRDRAEFQDLLYQIKRQPGAQSTQDSELPSGLQVGTGVRIVGTQKNFTAGSLQTTEQPLDMAIDGRGFFQILQPDGTTSYTRDGTFHLDSNGQIVNASGFALEPAIVIPNNAQTFTVGRDGTVSITVAGNAASQVIGNLQTADFINPAGLQAVGNNLFLETAASGAPQVGTPGLNGFGTTLQNTLETSNVSTVEEMVNMITTQRAYEMNSKVISTADQMLSFVTQNL; encoded by the coding sequence ATGCTACCGGCTCTATGGGTTGCCAAAACCGGTCTGTCCGCCCAGGACACCAACCTGACCACCATTTCCAACAACCTGGCCAACGTGTCGACCACGGGTTTCAAACGTGACCGCGCCGAATTCCAGGACCTGCTGTACCAGATCAAGCGTCAGCCAGGCGCCCAGTCGACCCAGGACAGCGAACTGCCGTCGGGTCTGCAGGTGGGTACCGGTGTGCGCATCGTCGGCACCCAGAAAAACTTCACCGCTGGCAGCCTGCAGACCACCGAGCAGCCGCTGGACATGGCCATCGACGGTCGCGGTTTCTTCCAGATCCTGCAGCCGGACGGCACCACTTCCTATACCCGTGACGGTACTTTCCACCTCGACTCCAACGGTCAGATCGTCAACGCCAGTGGTTTCGCCCTGGAGCCGGCGATTGTCATCCCGAACAACGCCCAGACCTTCACTGTGGGCCGTGACGGCACTGTGTCGATCACCGTTGCCGGCAACGCCGCTTCGCAAGTGATCGGCAACCTGCAAACCGCCGACTTCATCAACCCGGCCGGTCTGCAAGCGGTGGGCAACAACCTGTTCCTGGAAACCGCCGCTTCCGGTGCACCGCAAGTCGGTACTCCGGGCCTGAACGGTTTCGGTACCACCCTGCAGAACACCCTGGAAACCTCCAACGTCAGCACTGTGGAAGAGATGGTCAACATGATCACCACTCAGCGTGCGTACGAGATGAACTCCAAGGTGATCTCCACCGCCGACCAGATGCTCTCGTTCGTAACGCAGAATCTGTAA
- the flgH gene encoding flagellar basal body L-ring protein FlgH produces the protein MKRFVSVVALSGVVSLAGCVAPTPKPNDPYYAPVLPRTPLPSAANNGSIYQAGFEQNLYSDRKAFRVGDIITITLNEKTQASKNANSQVAKNSKTGIGLTSLFGGSGTTNNPLGGNDLSLDVGYSGDRATKGDSKAAQGNTLTGSITVTVADVLPNGIIAVRGEKWMTLNTGDELVRIAGLVRADDIATDNTVSSTRVADARITYSGTGSFADASQPGWFDRFFLSPLFPF, from the coding sequence ATGAAGCGCTTTGTATCTGTTGTGGCATTGAGTGGGGTCGTCTCGCTCGCGGGCTGCGTCGCCCCGACGCCCAAGCCCAATGATCCTTACTACGCCCCGGTGTTGCCGCGCACACCGTTGCCGTCGGCCGCCAACAACGGCTCGATCTATCAGGCCGGTTTCGAGCAGAACCTGTACAGCGACCGCAAGGCGTTCCGGGTCGGTGACATCATCACCATCACCCTGAACGAGAAGACCCAGGCCAGCAAAAACGCCAACTCGCAGGTGGCCAAGAACAGCAAGACCGGCATCGGCCTGACGTCGCTGTTCGGCGGCAGTGGCACCACCAACAACCCGTTGGGCGGTAACGATCTGAGCCTGGACGTCGGCTACAGCGGCGACCGCGCAACCAAGGGCGACAGCAAGGCCGCACAGGGCAACACCCTGACCGGCTCGATCACCGTGACCGTCGCCGATGTCTTGCCCAACGGCATCATCGCCGTGCGTGGCGAGAAGTGGATGACCCTCAACACCGGCGACGAGCTGGTGCGGATCGCCGGCCTCGTGCGCGCCGATGACATCGCCACTGACAACACCGTGTCGTCGACCCGGGTTGCCGATGCGCGCATCACCTACTCGGGCACCGGTTCGTTCGCCGATGCGAGTCAGCCAGGCTGGTTCGACCGTTTCTTCCTCAGCCCGCTGTTCCCTTTCTAG